A region from the Parabacteroides sp. FAFU027 genome encodes:
- a CDS encoding carbon-nitrogen hydrolase family protein, with the protein MRIAIAQTKAIKGNIEKNIENHLTWIKEAVRNKAEMIVFPELSVTGYEPEIAASLATNQNDIRLNELQDLSDRNGITIGVGLPTKDENDTFVSMIIFQPNKERTTYSKQYLYPPEETIFKAGKNPLVLNFESEVVSPAICYETTNKAHCEFAKQNKATVYVASVLSSINGIDAELKLLSDIAKNNNLITFMANYVGKSGGYECAGKSSVWNEKGELIWQLGDKEEGLIVYDTKSKEIITATNT; encoded by the coding sequence ATGAGAATCGCAATAGCCCAAACAAAGGCAATTAAAGGAAATATTGAGAAGAATATAGAAAACCATTTAACGTGGATTAAAGAGGCAGTCCGGAATAAAGCGGAAATGATAGTTTTTCCAGAGTTGTCTGTAACAGGATACGAACCAGAGATAGCAGCGAGTCTTGCAACCAATCAAAACGATATAAGATTAAATGAGTTACAGGATTTAAGTGATAGAAATGGAATCACGATTGGCGTTGGATTGCCAACAAAAGACGAGAATGACACATTTGTAAGCATGATTATTTTCCAACCCAATAAGGAGCGAACGACCTATTCCAAACAGTATTTATATCCACCAGAAGAAACAATCTTTAAAGCTGGCAAAAATCCACTTGTTTTAAATTTTGAATCAGAAGTTGTATCTCCAGCTATTTGCTATGAGACGACTAATAAAGCACATTGTGAATTTGCAAAACAAAACAAGGCAACAGTTTATGTCGCAAGTGTATTAAGTTCTATAAACGGAATTGATGCTGAATTAAAATTACTTTCAGACATAGCTAAAAACAACAATCTGATAACATTTATGGCAAATTATGTCGGAAAATCAGGAGGATATGAATGCGCAGGAAAATCATCGGTTTGGAATGAGAAAGGAGAATTAATCTGGCAACTTGGGGATAAGGAAGAAGGTTTAATTGTTTACGACACGAAATCCAAAGAAATAATAACTGCCACTAATACATAG
- a CDS encoding pyridoxamine 5'-phosphate oxidase family protein yields the protein MQKYHLHNRPNREIKANSDIYEILKNGKYSVISMCRDNEPYIVTLSYGFDSENKTLYFHCAPQGLKLDFIGANSQVCATVIEDGGYVINECGHNYRTVVFWGIMTIATDLEEKIHGMSVLLNHLESDSMVIKDKLFKSNDYHSKMVVLKLDITQIHGKEGR from the coding sequence ATGCAAAAATATCATTTACATAATAGACCAAATCGAGAGATTAAAGCAAATTCAGATATTTATGAGATACTTAAAAACGGTAAATATTCAGTGATTTCAATGTGTCGTGATAATGAGCCTTATATTGTAACTTTAAGTTATGGATTTGATTCTGAAAACAAGACTTTATATTTTCACTGTGCACCTCAAGGATTAAAACTTGATTTTATTGGTGCAAACTCACAAGTATGTGCTACTGTAATTGAAGACGGTGGTTATGTTATAAATGAATGTGGACATAATTATAGAACAGTTGTATTCTGGGGGATTATGACAATTGCTACTGATTTAGAAGAAAAGATTCATGGAATGAGTGTATTATTGAATCATCTTGAGAGTGATAGTATGGTGATTAAGGATAAGTTATTTAAATCGAACGATTATCACTCAAAAATGGTTGTCTTAAAGCTTGATATTACTCAAATACATGGAAAGGAAGGAAGATAA
- a CDS encoding GNAT family N-acetyltransferase — protein sequence MSNFKISTDKDKLDLNVIHDFLTNRSYWAIGRSYETVKRSIENSICFGVYDNSDKLVGFARVLTDYAVFAYIMDVFILEEYRKQGLGKQLMNAIMQHSDLQGLQRFMLATNDAHKLYEQYGFRQTVIPDKIMEIVNKPQ from the coding sequence ATGAGTAATTTTAAAATATCTACGGATAAAGACAAGTTGGATTTAAATGTGATACATGATTTTCTAACAAATCGTTCATATTGGGCTATTGGTAGAAGTTATGAGACAGTTAAACGCTCCATTGAGAATTCTATTTGCTTTGGAGTATATGATAATTCAGACAAACTAGTCGGATTTGCAAGAGTTCTCACAGATTATGCTGTGTTTGCTTATATTATGGACGTTTTTATCTTAGAAGAATACAGAAAACAAGGATTGGGGAAACAACTTATGAATGCAATAATGCAGCACTCTGATTTGCAAGGTTTGCAACGCTTTATGCTTGCGACTAATGATGCCCACAAATTATATGAGCAGTATGGTTTTAGACAGACTGTAATTCCAGACAAGATAATGGAAATTGTAAATAAACCTCAGTAA
- a CDS encoding DUF6794 domain-containing protein, with protein sequence MKNQALKRLTILLFGLFILTGLIAQKPDNKYKPKNLDEAISQLDILLTEKDKKDIYDMTEKDYTTNSHFSTGMWIRNNWGLWGGQELAKYFNGLGIYHPDDMSGIILCSYYRHIHNQDYKLEEQIKYYQDYWKKSQELGQRLKTDTAFARQERIKFEESMREKKEKQKQSFPIGSKIKAWVEYNSVGNRTEIIGTVIEWRYVDEKGKRLSTDGTYFKLKDVEAKIKVIEFIDKKKKNQVEKQNQMTTDELWVNIGQLEKQE encoded by the coding sequence ATGAAGAATCAAGCACTTAAACGGTTGACTATTTTATTATTTGGATTATTCATATTGACAGGTTTAATCGCACAAAAGCCTGATAATAAGTATAAACCCAAGAATTTAGATGAAGCTATTTCTCAGTTAGACATTTTGCTAACAGAAAAAGACAAGAAGGATATTTACGACATGACTGAAAAAGATTACACAACTAACAGTCATTTTTCGACTGGAATGTGGATAAGAAACAATTGGGGCTTATGGGGTGGACAAGAATTAGCGAAATACTTTAACGGACTAGGTATTTATCATCCAGACGATATGTCTGGAATTATTTTGTGCAGTTATTATCGCCACATACACAATCAAGACTACAAACTAGAAGAACAAATAAAATACTATCAAGATTACTGGAAGAAATCTCAAGAACTTGGACAACGATTAAAAACCGACACTGCATTTGCAAGACAAGAAAGAATCAAATTCGAAGAATCTATGAGAGAGAAAAAGGAAAAACAAAAACAATCATTTCCAATAGGCTCAAAAATAAAAGCATGGGTTGAGTATAATTCCGTTGGTAACAGAACTGAAATTATTGGAACCGTCATTGAATGGCGATATGTTGACGAAAAAGGCAAACGACTTTCTACAGACGGAACATATTTTAAGTTGAAGGACGTCGAAGCGAAAATCAAAGTTATTGAATTTATCGACAAGAAAAAGAAGAATCAAGTTGAGAAACAAAACCAAATGACAACTGACGAATTGTGGGTAAACATTGGTCAACTCGAAAAACAAGAATGA
- a CDS encoding IS110 family transposase, which yields MVTPVKYSVGIDCSKEEFVAAMSLFTSDQKITVKATRKFKNTAKGFSDCGHWICQHKKVDVAIVLTMEATGNYHENLAYYFYNQGYIVSIVLPNKAKKYMQSLGLKSKNDTIDAKGLSQMGAEQRLSRWEPFSPSVYELRTLTRFCEQLSMNRTQLMNQLSSMEYGMFQVEEVKNSLRSLIQLIDTQIAETKVQIEELINKDEKIHERYEKISPIKGLGLLTFATIIAETNGFKLFENERQLTSYAGYDIVENQSGKRVGKTKISKKGNSHIRRIMHMASLNVVKYGEPKFVNLYNRIMSKTTIKMKAYVAIQRKLLCLTYILWKRNEAYDANYEAKQSNPGIDKKVGGINPPTQDELSSIAADSPLSIPQI from the coding sequence ATGGTAACTCCAGTAAAGTATTCGGTAGGAATAGATTGCTCTAAAGAAGAGTTTGTAGCTGCAATGTCGTTGTTTACCAGTGATCAAAAGATTACAGTCAAAGCGACTCGAAAGTTTAAAAATACAGCAAAAGGATTTAGTGATTGTGGTCATTGGATCTGCCAACACAAGAAAGTAGATGTTGCAATTGTATTGACAATGGAGGCTACAGGTAATTACCATGAGAATCTAGCTTATTACTTCTATAACCAAGGGTATATAGTAAGTATTGTGTTGCCGAATAAGGCTAAGAAATACATGCAAAGCCTGGGGTTAAAGAGTAAAAACGATACAATTGATGCAAAGGGGCTTTCTCAAATGGGAGCAGAGCAAAGACTTTCTAGATGGGAACCATTTTCACCATCAGTTTATGAGCTAAGAACCCTAACCCGTTTTTGTGAGCAACTGTCAATGAACCGTACACAACTCATGAATCAACTTTCAAGTATGGAGTATGGCATGTTTCAGGTTGAAGAGGTTAAGAATAGCTTGCGATCTCTTATTCAACTTATAGATACTCAGATTGCAGAAACAAAGGTTCAAATAGAAGAACTGATCAATAAAGATGAAAAGATTCATGAGCGATATGAAAAGATCAGTCCTATAAAAGGGCTTGGGCTTCTTACCTTTGCTACAATTATAGCAGAAACAAATGGATTTAAACTCTTTGAAAATGAACGTCAATTAACCAGCTATGCCGGTTATGATATTGTAGAGAATCAATCCGGAAAGAGAGTCGGAAAGACTAAAATATCGAAGAAAGGAAATAGCCATATTCGCCGTATAATGCATATGGCATCTTTGAATGTAGTCAAGTATGGAGAACCTAAATTCGTGAATCTATACAATCGGATTATGAGTAAAACGACAATAAAAATGAAAGCCTATGTCGCTATTCAAAGAAAACTTTTATGCTTAACATATATCCTGTGGAAAAGAAATGAAGCGTATGATGCAAATTACGAAGCTAAACAAAGCAATCCAGGTATAGATAAAAAAGTAGGTGGAATAAATCCACCTACACAAGATGAACTGTCTAGCATTGCTGCTGATAGTCCTCTTTCAATTCCACAAATATAG
- a CDS encoding DUF2293 domain-containing protein: MKDPQTEKGIRIVRPANGGKLTGENGAPLSPPQGWTFLPAGDAGVTRKVTSKGKYWRVEVRKGRRTISLGIWAPGDTILQAQQEVQAMRSTEEYKKKKIYTAERREKKQAEYDAEFCQAIERYLNFHSNHKELEHKLARVVTAHAIPIGSGTVARTQLIPIEERAAHAVIAWMRHQTTFYDDMKIARIKGERRSIRRQLAQISVNLLAGYREGKDIDRDCPLQKALDNL; encoded by the coding sequence ATGAAAGATCCACAAACAGAAAAAGGTATTCGCATTGTAAGACCAGCCAACGGAGGAAAACTAACCGGAGAAAATGGTGCACCACTCTCTCCTCCTCAGGGTTGGACATTTCTACCGGCCGGTGATGCCGGAGTCACCCGTAAAGTAACATCGAAGGGTAAATATTGGAGAGTAGAAGTCAGGAAAGGCCGGCGAACGATTTCGTTAGGTATCTGGGCTCCGGGGGATACGATATTGCAGGCGCAACAGGAGGTTCAGGCCATGCGCTCCACCGAAGAATACAAGAAAAAGAAAATATACACAGCCGAACGACGTGAAAAAAAACAAGCGGAATATGATGCCGAATTCTGCCAGGCCATTGAACGCTATCTTAATTTCCATAGCAATCACAAAGAGCTGGAGCATAAATTAGCAAGAGTGGTGACGGCTCATGCTATTCCTATCGGGAGCGGCACAGTTGCCCGCACCCAACTCATTCCGATTGAAGAACGAGCCGCTCATGCAGTCATTGCCTGGATGCGCCATCAAACTACTTTCTACGACGACATGAAGATTGCGCGGATAAAAGGTGAACGGAGGTCAATCAGACGACAATTAGCCCAGATATCGGTGAATCTACTTGCAGGATATCGTGAAGGAAAAGATATTGACAGAGATTGTCCGCTACAAAAAGCTTTAGATAACTTATAA
- a CDS encoding YchJ family protein, whose protein sequence is MPNNCPCGSGRPYALCCEPIINGKSDAITAQELMRSRYTAFTLANVNYLMRSHHSSTRPNKERKSIEKWAKSVRWIGLNVLNSQAGEATDETGYVEFKALFMENGQLQQLHERSFFQRENGKWVYVSGTMY, encoded by the coding sequence ATGCCCAATAATTGCCCATGCGGTTCAGGTCGCCCCTATGCATTATGCTGCGAACCCATCATCAACGGAAAATCAGACGCCATCACTGCACAGGAACTTATGCGCTCGCGCTATACCGCCTTTACCCTGGCCAATGTCAATTACCTGATGCGTAGTCACCACTCCTCAACCCGCCCAAATAAAGAGCGAAAAAGTATCGAGAAATGGGCAAAATCAGTCAGATGGATTGGATTGAACGTGCTGAATTCTCAAGCAGGAGAAGCAACCGACGAAACAGGTTATGTGGAGTTTAAAGCGCTTTTCATGGAAAACGGACAGTTACAACAGCTTCACGAGCGCTCTTTTTTCCAACGGGAGAATGGGAAGTGGGTGTATGTATCGGGGACGATGTATTAG
- a CDS encoding SIR2 family NAD-dependent protein deacylase — translation MKKLVVLSGAGMSKESGISTFREAGGLWDQYRIEEVATPEAWQRNPGLVLDFYNQRRVQLINSEPNDGHRGLAGLEKFFDVRIITQNIDNLHERAGSSHVLHLHGELMKVRSERYEELIYELSPENAEVHLGDTCEKGYQLRPHIVWFGEAVPMIEQAAKIAEEADIFVIIGTSMNVYPAAGLIHYVSRDVPVYLIDPNDVSVSGGYNVKVIRQGASEGVKILSEELIALS, via the coding sequence ATGAAAAAATTAGTGGTTTTATCCGGTGCCGGAATGAGTAAAGAAAGCGGTATTTCTACCTTTCGGGAAGCAGGTGGTTTGTGGGATCAATACCGTATTGAAGAGGTCGCTACTCCGGAAGCCTGGCAACGCAACCCGGGGCTTGTCTTAGACTTCTACAATCAGCGGAGGGTACAGTTGATAAATTCTGAACCCAATGACGGACATAGGGGTTTGGCAGGTTTGGAAAAATTCTTCGACGTTCGCATCATTACCCAGAACATTGATAATCTGCATGAGCGAGCCGGTAGCAGCCATGTGCTTCATTTGCATGGAGAATTGATGAAAGTGCGTTCAGAACGATACGAAGAGCTGATTTATGAATTGTCGCCGGAAAATGCGGAAGTTCATTTGGGCGATACTTGTGAAAAAGGGTACCAGTTGCGTCCGCATATTGTTTGGTTCGGAGAGGCTGTTCCCATGATTGAGCAGGCAGCAAAAATAGCGGAAGAAGCGGATATCTTCGTGATTATCGGTACTTCTATGAATGTATATCCGGCAGCCGGACTGATTCATTATGTTTCGAGAGATGTTCCGGTTTATCTGATTGACCCCAATGACGTCAGCGTTTCGGGAGGCTATAATGTAAAAGTGATTCGTCAGGGTGCATCAGAAGGCGTAAAAATTCTGTCGGAAGAGCTGATTGCTCTCAGTTAG
- a CDS encoding FKBP-type peptidyl-prolyl cis-trans isomerase, which yields MDKISYALGLSMGQNFLNTGIKTLNIEDFTRAIQAVYADEKPEISYDEAKQVINTYFEKLQNEALEANTKAGEAFLTENAKNEGVVTLPSGLQYEIIKEGDGEKPKATDRVKCHYHGTLIDGRVFDSSVSRGEPAVFGVNQVIPGWVEALQLMPKGSTWKLYIPSQLAYGQRGAGEMIAPNSTLIFEVELIDIV from the coding sequence ATGGATAAAATCAGCTACGCCCTTGGACTAAGCATGGGCCAAAACTTCCTGAACACAGGAATCAAAACTTTAAATATTGAAGACTTCACCCGCGCTATTCAGGCTGTGTATGCCGACGAAAAACCGGAGATTTCTTACGATGAGGCTAAACAGGTGATTAATACTTACTTTGAAAAGCTGCAAAATGAAGCTTTAGAGGCAAATACAAAAGCCGGTGAAGCCTTTTTGACAGAAAACGCTAAAAACGAAGGTGTGGTAACCTTGCCTAGCGGTCTTCAGTATGAAATAATCAAAGAAGGAGATGGTGAAAAACCAAAAGCAACAGATCGTGTGAAATGTCACTACCACGGTACTCTTATCGACGGTCGTGTATTCGACAGCTCTGTAAGCCGTGGCGAGCCTGCTGTGTTTGGTGTTAATCAGGTAATTCCGGGATGGGTGGAAGCTCTTCAGCTGATGCCTAAAGGTTCTACCTGGAAGCTGTACATTCCTTCTCAACTGGCTTATGGCCAACGTGGAGCCGGTGAAATGATTGCTCCAAACTCAACCCTTATCTTTGAAGTGGAACTGATTGATATCGTTTAA
- a CDS encoding FKBP-type peptidyl-prolyl cis-trans isomerase encodes MKRNLIVLAALSFLAMPSQAKKKQPVKVAPAAPVFQNNVDSMSYALGVNIGTDLGSNLKKIPGGKYNLDLFLKAFTTAIKGDSAMMTPQAANEYFRNYMMKAQEKEANEKKAVGEKFLADNKTKPGVMTTASGLQYQVIKAAEGVKPKAIDSVTVHYTGTLVDGTKFDSSVDRGEPVTFPLNQVIPGWTEGVQLMSVGSKYKFFIPYTLGYGERGAGQSIPPYSTLIFEVELLKVSPAVEKPAAKADDKAVKKAPAAKTASKKK; translated from the coding sequence ATGAAACGTAATTTAATTGTACTGGCTGCCCTTTCATTTTTGGCAATGCCTTCTCAGGCAAAAAAGAAACAACCGGTAAAAGTTGCGCCGGCTGCTCCTGTTTTCCAAAACAATGTGGACTCTATGAGTTATGCTTTAGGTGTAAATATCGGTACTGATTTGGGTAGTAACCTGAAAAAAATCCCGGGAGGAAAATACAATCTTGATTTGTTCCTCAAAGCATTTACAACTGCTATTAAAGGTGATTCAGCAATGATGACCCCTCAGGCTGCTAATGAGTATTTCAGAAACTATATGATGAAAGCTCAGGAAAAAGAGGCAAATGAGAAAAAAGCTGTAGGAGAAAAATTCCTTGCTGACAACAAAACCAAGCCGGGTGTGATGACTACTGCTAGTGGTCTTCAGTATCAGGTAATCAAAGCAGCTGAAGGTGTAAAACCTAAAGCAATTGACTCTGTAACTGTTCACTACACAGGTACCTTAGTTGACGGAACTAAATTCGACAGCTCTGTTGACAGAGGCGAACCAGTAACCTTCCCATTGAATCAGGTTATTCCGGGATGGACTGAAGGTGTTCAGTTGATGTCTGTAGGTTCTAAATACAAATTCTTCATTCCTTACACCCTGGGTTATGGAGAAAGAGGCGCAGGACAAAGCATTCCTCCTTATTCAACTTTGATCTTCGAAGTAGAATTATTGAAAGTTAGCCCGGCTGTTGAAAAACCGGCTGCAAAAGCTGACGATAAGGCTGTAAAAAAAGCTCCGGCAGCAAAGACAGCATCTAAAAAGAAATAA